One genomic segment of Paraburkholderia aromaticivorans includes these proteins:
- a CDS encoding substrate-binding domain-containing protein, protein MADWAPRVAQAPPGVPVGSLAVRGEAELGFQQLSELMHLPGVDVVGTLPPDIQLVTVCSAAVCAASAQAFVSFLASPRAAAAKLAHGMEPA, encoded by the coding sequence ATGGCCGACTGGGCGCCGCGCGTTGCGCAGGCTCCGCCGGGCGTGCCGGTCGGCTCACTTGCGGTGAGGGGTGAGGCGGAACTCGGTTTCCAGCAATTGAGCGAACTGATGCACTTGCCCGGCGTCGATGTCGTGGGAACCCTTCCGCCTGATATTCAGCTCGTTACTGTTTGTTCCGCCGCGGTCTGCGCCGCGTCCGCGCAAGCATTCGTTTCGTTTCTGGCCTCACCCCGTGCGGCGGCCGCGAAGCTTGCGCACGGCATGGAGCCGGCGTGA
- a CDS encoding DUF4148 domain-containing protein, which produces MKSLIEAAVIAALISAPLAAFAQSNQPVTRAQVRAELIQLEKAGYNPATASDPQYPADIQAAEARVAAQNGAAQTSGYGSATNGSSQAGSRSETTHSSYSAPVVNYSHN; this is translated from the coding sequence ATGAAATCCCTGATCGAAGCTGCTGTCATCGCCGCACTCATTTCCGCACCGCTCGCCGCTTTTGCTCAATCGAATCAGCCGGTTACCCGCGCTCAAGTGCGCGCCGAACTGATCCAGCTGGAAAAGGCCGGCTATAACCCCGCCACCGCAAGCGATCCCCAATACCCGGCCGATATTCAGGCTGCCGAGGCACGCGTCGCTGCACAGAATGGCGCCGCTCAAACCAGCGGTTACGGTTCGGCCACGAACGGTTCGTCGCAGGCTGGCAGCCGTTCCGAAACGACCCACAGCTCCTACTCGGCTCCTGTCGTCAACTACAGCCACAACTGA
- a CDS encoding GlxA family transcriptional regulator: MPEDMSFLLLPGFSAIGFMSAVEPLRVANRFQGDLYRWRILSVDGEPVAASNGISINADAAVADMDPPRTLFVVAGFEPLACYTRALGDCLKRFDRAGTTLGGIDTGSFVLAEAGLLGSTDSVTVHWEALSAFRERYASLAASQELFEIGPRRITCAGGTASIDMMLDLIGREHGATLASAVSEQFVVSRIRQRSDHQRMEIAARYGVHNRKLIQVIGVMEQHMEEPLAPDRLAQEIGVTRRQLERLFCASLKDTPTHFYLQLRLTRARELLQQTDMSITSICVACGFESPSHFSRTYRARFGASPRSDRQGTGGRNAAELAPSQARNPAAATQLCRLAQQ, from the coding sequence ATGCCCGAAGATATGTCGTTCCTCTTGCTGCCGGGCTTTTCGGCTATCGGCTTCATGTCGGCGGTGGAGCCGTTGCGCGTGGCCAACCGCTTTCAGGGCGATCTGTACCGCTGGCGCATTCTGAGTGTCGACGGCGAGCCGGTGGCCGCCAGCAACGGCATTTCCATCAACGCCGATGCCGCCGTCGCCGACATGGACCCGCCGCGAACGCTCTTCGTCGTCGCGGGCTTCGAGCCGCTCGCCTGCTATACGCGCGCGCTGGGTGATTGTCTGAAGCGTTTCGACCGCGCGGGAACGACGCTCGGAGGAATCGACACCGGCAGCTTCGTGCTGGCGGAAGCCGGACTGCTGGGCAGCACGGACAGCGTGACCGTGCACTGGGAAGCGCTGTCGGCGTTCCGCGAACGCTATGCGTCGCTCGCCGCGAGCCAGGAACTGTTCGAAATCGGCCCGCGACGCATTACCTGTGCGGGCGGCACCGCGTCGATCGACATGATGCTCGACCTGATCGGCCGCGAGCATGGCGCCACTCTGGCCTCGGCGGTCTCTGAGCAATTCGTGGTGAGCCGGATCCGCCAGCGCTCGGATCATCAGCGCATGGAGATCGCCGCGCGCTATGGCGTGCACAACCGCAAGCTGATCCAGGTGATCGGCGTAATGGAACAGCATATGGAAGAGCCGCTCGCGCCGGATCGGCTCGCGCAGGAGATCGGCGTGACGCGGCGGCAGCTCGAGCGGTTGTTCTGCGCTTCGCTGAAGGACACGCCGACGCATTTCTATCTGCAGTTGCGCCTCACGCGCGCGCGCGAGCTGCTGCAACAGACCGATATGTCGATTACGTCGATTTGCGTGGCGTGCGGATTCGAGTCGCCCTCGCATTTTTCGCGGACCTATCGCGCGCGCTTCGGCGCGAGCCCGAGGAGCGACCGGCAGGGAACGGGCGGAAGGAACGCCGCCGAACTGGCGCCGTCGCAGGCAAGAAATCCTGCCGCGGCGACGCAATTGTGCCGTTTGGCGCAACAGTGA
- a CDS encoding choline ABC transporter substrate-binding protein produces the protein MKLRIKGALAHLACLAATVAAAVTAQPAFAQDSAACRTVHFADIGWTDITSTTALASTVFEGLGYQPVTTVASVPISFAGLKSKQLDVSLGYWWPVQEKAIAPFVDSRSIQVLQPPNLTGAKATFAVPSYEYDAGLKTFADIAKHRDQLDGKIYGIEPGSSANAAIQKMIANNQFGLGGFKLIESSEAGMLVSVDRAIREKKWVVFLGWEPHPMNIQIDMKYLTGSDGVFGPNDGEARVYTLTSPDYLTRCPNAGKLVSNLRFSTQLENVVMQSVMNKEKPADAAKAYLKKNPQVLGAWLAGVKTYDGKDGLPAVKAYLGL, from the coding sequence ATGAAGTTACGCATTAAAGGCGCGCTTGCCCATCTTGCCTGTCTCGCGGCCACCGTCGCCGCCGCCGTTACCGCGCAGCCGGCCTTCGCCCAGGATTCGGCTGCCTGCCGCACGGTGCATTTCGCCGATATCGGCTGGACCGATATCACTTCGACGACCGCGCTCGCGTCGACCGTGTTCGAAGGGCTCGGCTATCAGCCGGTGACGACCGTCGCCTCCGTGCCCATCTCGTTTGCGGGCCTGAAGAGCAAGCAGCTGGACGTGTCGCTCGGCTACTGGTGGCCGGTGCAGGAAAAGGCGATCGCACCGTTCGTCGACTCCAGATCGATCCAGGTGCTGCAACCGCCCAACCTGACCGGCGCCAAAGCCACGTTCGCCGTGCCGAGCTACGAATACGACGCGGGCCTGAAGACCTTCGCCGACATCGCCAAACACCGCGACCAGCTCGACGGCAAGATCTACGGCATCGAGCCCGGCAGCAGCGCGAACGCGGCGATCCAGAAGATGATCGCCAACAATCAGTTCGGCCTCGGCGGCTTCAAGCTGATCGAATCGAGTGAAGCGGGCATGCTCGTCTCGGTGGATCGCGCGATCCGCGAGAAGAAGTGGGTGGTCTTTCTGGGCTGGGAACCGCATCCGATGAACATCCAGATCGATATGAAGTACCTCACCGGCAGCGACGGCGTATTCGGTCCCAACGACGGCGAAGCACGGGTGTACACGCTGACGTCCCCCGACTATCTGACGCGCTGCCCGAACGCGGGCAAGCTCGTGAGCAATCTGCGCTTTTCGACGCAGCTCGAAAACGTGGTCATGCAATCGGTCATGAACAAGGAAAAGCCCGCCGACGCCGCCAAGGCGTATCTGAAGAAGAACCCGCAAGTCCTCGGCGCATGGCTTGCCGGCGTGAAGACCTACGACGGCAAGGACGGCTTGCCCGCGGTGAAGGCTTATCTGGGTCTTTGA
- a CDS encoding 3-keto-5-aminohexanoate cleavage protein has translation MNHEVIVTCAVTGAGDTVGKHPAIPVTPKQIAEAAIEAAKAGATVAHCHVRDPKTGRGSRDPQLYREVVDRIRSSGTDVIINLTAGMGGDLEIGPGEDPMRFGAGTDLVGGLTRLAHVEELLPEICTLDCGTLNFGDGDYIYVSTPAQLRAGAQRIQDLGVKPELEIFDTGHLWFAKQLLKEGLLDAPPLFQICLGIPWGAPADTTTMKAMADNLPPGAQWAGFGIGRMQMPMVAQAMLLGGHVRVGLEDNIWLDKGVPATNGTLVQRAVEIIERLGARALTPAEGRGKLGLPARGERQLERRAAGQYA, from the coding sequence ATGAATCATGAAGTCATCGTGACCTGCGCGGTCACCGGCGCAGGCGATACCGTCGGCAAGCATCCCGCCATTCCCGTCACGCCGAAACAGATCGCCGAGGCCGCCATCGAAGCCGCCAAGGCCGGCGCCACCGTCGCGCATTGCCACGTGCGCGATCCGAAAACCGGCCGCGGCAGCCGCGATCCGCAGCTGTATCGCGAGGTGGTCGACCGCATTCGCTCGTCGGGCACGGACGTGATCATCAACCTGACGGCCGGCATGGGCGGCGATCTGGAGATCGGCCCCGGCGAAGACCCCATGCGCTTTGGCGCTGGCACCGATCTGGTCGGCGGCTTGACGCGCCTCGCGCATGTCGAGGAGTTGCTGCCGGAAATCTGCACGCTCGATTGCGGCACGCTCAATTTCGGCGACGGCGACTACATCTATGTATCGACGCCCGCGCAATTGCGGGCCGGCGCGCAGCGCATTCAGGATCTCGGCGTCAAGCCGGAACTGGAGATCTTCGATACCGGCCATTTGTGGTTCGCGAAGCAACTGCTCAAGGAAGGTTTGCTCGACGCGCCGCCGCTCTTTCAGATTTGTCTCGGCATTCCCTGGGGGGCGCCCGCCGACACCACGACCATGAAAGCAATGGCCGACAACCTGCCCCCCGGCGCGCAATGGGCGGGCTTCGGCATCGGCCGCATGCAGATGCCGATGGTCGCGCAGGCGATGCTGCTCGGCGGCCACGTGCGCGTCGGCCTCGAAGACAACATCTGGCTCGACAAAGGTGTGCCCGCAACCAACGGCACGCTGGTGCAACGCGCGGTGGAAATCATCGAACGGCTCGGCGCACGCGCGCTGACGCCCGCCGAAGGACGCGGCAAGCTGGGCCTGCCCGCGCGCGGCGAGCGTCAATTGGAGCGGCGCGCGGCCGGACAGTACGCGTGA
- a CDS encoding L-carnitine dehydrogenase, translating into MAMIVDIKTFAAIGVGVIGSGWVARALAHGLDVVAWDPAPGAEKQLRENIANAWPALQRVGLAAGASPERLRFVDTIEACVGKADFIQESAPEREELKLALHEQISRAAKPDAIIASSTSGLLPSDFYARAVNPERCIVGHPFNPVYLLPLVEVVGGASTAPETLDAAQQVYRALSMRPLRVRKEVPGFIADRLLEALWREALHLVNEGVATTGEIDDAIRFGAGIRWSFMGTFLTYTLAGGDAGMRHFMQQFGPALELPWTKLVAPKLTDELIDRVVDGTAEQVGPRSIKQLERYRDDCITSVQAAIAEAKARHGLLPAE; encoded by the coding sequence ATGGCAATGATCGTCGATATCAAAACATTCGCGGCAATCGGCGTGGGCGTGATCGGCAGCGGCTGGGTGGCGCGCGCGCTCGCCCACGGGCTCGATGTCGTCGCGTGGGATCCGGCGCCGGGCGCCGAGAAGCAATTGCGCGAGAACATCGCCAACGCCTGGCCGGCGCTGCAGCGCGTGGGCCTCGCCGCGGGCGCGTCGCCCGAACGCTTGCGCTTCGTCGACACGATCGAAGCCTGCGTCGGGAAGGCGGACTTCATTCAGGAAAGCGCGCCGGAACGCGAGGAATTGAAGCTCGCGTTGCACGAACAGATCAGCCGCGCCGCGAAGCCGGATGCGATCATCGCTTCGTCGACGTCGGGGCTCTTGCCAAGCGACTTTTACGCGCGAGCGGTGAACCCGGAGCGCTGCATTGTCGGCCATCCGTTCAATCCGGTGTACCTGCTGCCGCTCGTCGAAGTGGTGGGCGGCGCAAGCACCGCCCCGGAAACGCTCGACGCCGCGCAACAGGTATATCGTGCTCTGTCGATGCGGCCGCTGCGCGTGCGCAAGGAAGTGCCGGGTTTCATCGCCGACCGCCTGCTCGAAGCGCTATGGCGCGAGGCCTTGCATCTGGTCAACGAAGGCGTGGCGACCACCGGCGAAATCGACGACGCGATCCGCTTCGGCGCGGGCATCCGCTGGTCGTTCATGGGCACCTTCCTCACCTACACGCTGGCTGGCGGCGATGCCGGCATGCGCCACTTCATGCAACAGTTCGGACCGGCGCTGGAGCTGCCCTGGACTAAACTGGTCGCGCCGAAGTTGACGGATGAACTGATCGACCGGGTCGTGGACGGCACGGCGGAACAGGTCGGCCCGCGGTCGATCAAGCAGCTGGAGCGTTACCGCGACGATTGCATTACGAGCGTGCAGGCGGCGATCGCGGAGGCGAAGGCGCGGCATGGGTTGCTGCCCGCGGAGTGA